From Gordonia crocea, the proteins below share one genomic window:
- a CDS encoding asparaginase domain-containing protein: MASKRIALITTGGTVASHQTAGGAVPVLHSGELVDLARAASDQVGGGTRPEITTIDLMTRDSSALRTGDQFIIATAVVGALADPEVAGVVVTHGTDTMEETAYLVDLYAHDRRPVVFTGAQLPSDRPDADGPANIVAAIACALDPASIGAGVQVVVGGDPQPIRGLFKVNTEALRAYDVVRGDLGRPLIDLPVPAGRTARVDTIALYPGVSPGTIAAAVAQHAAGIVLAATGSGNTHPDITAQVSLAVQQGVVVVVSTRVPYGEVAARYGGGGGAVDLVAAGAIMSAWLRAPQARMALIALRTAGATRDEIVDFFSRSGPPSAT, encoded by the coding sequence ATGGCGTCGAAACGGATCGCGCTCATCACCACCGGCGGCACCGTCGCCTCCCACCAGACCGCGGGCGGGGCCGTGCCCGTGCTGCACTCCGGTGAGCTGGTAGACCTCGCCCGGGCGGCATCGGACCAGGTCGGCGGGGGTACCAGACCGGAGATCACCACCATCGACCTGATGACCAGGGACTCCTCCGCGCTGCGCACCGGCGACCAGTTCATCATCGCGACCGCCGTCGTCGGGGCGCTGGCCGACCCGGAGGTGGCCGGCGTCGTGGTGACCCACGGCACAGACACCATGGAGGAGACCGCCTACCTCGTCGACCTCTACGCCCACGACCGGCGACCGGTGGTGTTCACCGGTGCCCAACTGCCCAGCGACCGGCCCGACGCCGACGGTCCGGCCAACATCGTCGCCGCCATCGCCTGCGCCCTCGATCCCGCGTCGATCGGCGCCGGGGTGCAGGTCGTCGTCGGCGGCGACCCGCAGCCGATCCGCGGACTGTTCAAGGTCAATACCGAGGCGCTGCGCGCCTACGACGTGGTCCGCGGCGACCTCGGGCGCCCACTCATCGACCTCCCGGTGCCCGCCGGCCGGACCGCCCGGGTCGACACGATCGCGCTCTACCCCGGGGTGAGTCCCGGGACGATCGCGGCCGCCGTCGCCCAGCACGCCGCCGGAATCGTCCTGGCGGCGACGGGGTCGGGCAACACCCATCCCGACATCACCGCCCAGGTGTCGCTGGCGGTGCAGCAGGGCGTCGTCGTAGTCGTCAGCACCCGTGTCCCCTACGGCGAGGTCGCGGCCCGCTACGGCGGGGGCGGTGGCGCGGTCGATCTGGTCGCCGCGGGTGCGATCATGTCCGCCTGGCTGCGCGCACCGCAGGCGCGCATGGCCCTGATCGCCCTACGGACCGCCGGCGCCACCCGAGACGAGATCGTCGACTTCTTCTCCCGTTCCGGTCCCCCGAGCGCCACCTAG
- a CDS encoding IS481 family transposase, which translates to MTHANAPLTPEGRRRLASLVVDQGWSLRRAAERFQCSPATAKRWADRYRAGQVLTDRSSRPARSPARLPRRTERRIIKLRYTRRWGPHRIAYHLGIPRSTVGRVLDRYQMPLLANIDQATGLPVRRPKPKRYEVGRPGQLVHVDIKKQGRIPDGGGWRVHGRGSAADRTAGVARDRAARSGAPGSRGYRYLHHAVDDHSRVAYSEILDDERKETAAGFWRRANAFFAEHGVRVTAVMTDNGACYRSTMFAQALADAGIKHKKTKPYRPQTNGKVERFNRTLAAEWAYAKPYASEAEREAAYTAWLHHYNHHRPHTGIGGQVPSARVHNLTGKYS; encoded by the coding sequence GTGACTCACGCTAACGCACCTTTGACGCCGGAGGGGCGTCGACGTCTTGCTTCACTCGTGGTGGACCAGGGCTGGTCACTGCGGCGCGCTGCCGAACGGTTCCAGTGTTCACCGGCCACAGCCAAGCGGTGGGCCGACCGCTACCGCGCCGGCCAGGTGCTGACCGACCGCAGTTCCCGACCCGCCCGTTCACCGGCCCGGCTGCCCCGCCGCACCGAGCGCCGGATCATCAAACTGCGGTACACGCGCCGGTGGGGCCCGCATCGGATCGCCTATCACCTGGGTATCCCGCGTTCGACGGTCGGCCGGGTCCTCGACCGCTATCAGATGCCGCTGCTGGCCAATATCGACCAGGCCACCGGACTGCCGGTACGCAGACCGAAACCGAAACGGTACGAGGTCGGCCGGCCCGGCCAGCTCGTGCACGTCGACATCAAGAAACAAGGCCGAATCCCCGACGGCGGCGGCTGGCGTGTGCATGGTCGCGGATCGGCCGCCGACCGTACCGCCGGTGTGGCCCGCGACCGGGCAGCACGCTCGGGAGCACCGGGCTCGCGTGGTTACCGCTACCTGCACCACGCCGTCGATGACCACTCCCGGGTGGCGTACTCGGAGATCCTTGATGACGAACGCAAGGAGACCGCGGCCGGCTTCTGGCGGCGGGCGAACGCGTTCTTCGCCGAGCACGGTGTGAGGGTGACCGCAGTGATGACCGACAACGGCGCCTGCTACCGCTCAACGATGTTCGCCCAAGCACTGGCCGACGCCGGGATCAAACACAAGAAGACCAAGCCCTACCGGCCACAGACGAACGGGAAGGTCGAACGCTTCAACCGGACCCTGGCCGCCGAATGGGCCTACGCGAAACCCTATGCCAGCGAAGCCGAACGAGAAGCCGCCTACACCGCATGGCTCCACCACTACAATCACCACCGACCCCACACCGGGATCGGCGGCCAAGTCCCCTCAGCCCGCGTTCACAACCTCACGGGGAAGTACAGCTAG
- a CDS encoding GNAT family N-acetyltransferase: MGDDAPMIIRPEEPRDVPAIDAVHRSAFGGPDGSPDGGNEGDGEPGEVGLVHRLRDDRLLVVSLVAEPPDGAVVGHVCLSRGDLAGTRASGLGPLGVRPDVQRTGVGSALMHAALAAAQAAGEAVVLLLGDPAYYARFGFGPAASLGISPDVAQWAGPHFQAHRLGDGTVPAGVFRYAEPFYSL, translated from the coding sequence ATGGGCGACGATGCTCCGATGATCATCCGGCCGGAGGAACCGCGCGATGTGCCCGCGATCGACGCCGTGCACCGCAGCGCGTTCGGCGGACCCGACGGCAGCCCCGACGGCGGCAACGAGGGAGACGGCGAGCCGGGCGAGGTCGGCCTGGTCCACCGGCTGCGAGACGACCGACTCCTCGTCGTGTCGCTGGTCGCCGAGCCGCCAGACGGTGCGGTCGTCGGCCACGTCTGCCTGTCCCGGGGCGATCTTGCCGGAACGCGCGCGTCGGGACTGGGACCACTCGGCGTGCGGCCCGACGTCCAGCGAACCGGCGTGGGCAGCGCACTCATGCACGCGGCGCTGGCGGCCGCGCAGGCCGCGGGTGAGGCGGTCGTGCTTCTCTTGGGCGACCCGGCCTACTACGCCCGCTTCGGCTTCGGGCCGGCGGCGAGCCTCGGGATCTCGCCCGATGTGGCGCAGTGGGCGGGTCCGCACTTCCAGGCGCATCGCCTCGGCGACGGCACCGTGCCGGCGGGCGTCTTCCGCTACGCCGAGCCGTTCTATTCCCTCTAG
- a CDS encoding DNA polymerase IV, producing MDAFFASVEQLTRPTLRGRPVLVGGRGGRGVVAGASYEARAYGARSAMPMHQAKRLVGAPAVVVPPRGAVYRAASQRVFDAVRTVIPVIEMLSFDEAFGEPADLVGASADTARAFAEDLRSLIRARTGLTASVGLGSGKQIAKIASGAAKPDGVLVIDPAIEIGYLHALPVRKLWGIGPVSGERLARLGIETIGDFAALAPTEVTSVLGAKVGLALHELARGIDNRPVHERAEAKQISSESTMAVDIVALGPLREEITRAAADAHRRLSADGRLARTVVLKLKRADMSVLTRSATLPVGTTDLGDLTAAAQRLALDPLDIGPVRLVGVGYSGLTDAEQFTLFDSPVEQAAAPPAAPDLERDDFDTAFGVDEDPGPTTGADVWHDEYGHGWVQGTGHGVVTVRFETRVSGPGVARTFPLPEPALRAADPLNSLAWDD from the coding sequence ATGGATGCGTTCTTCGCCTCCGTGGAACAGCTGACGCGGCCGACCCTGCGGGGGCGCCCGGTCCTGGTCGGCGGGCGCGGCGGGCGCGGCGTCGTCGCCGGGGCGAGCTACGAGGCCCGGGCCTACGGCGCGCGGTCGGCGATGCCGATGCACCAGGCCAAGCGGCTGGTCGGCGCCCCGGCGGTGGTGGTCCCGCCCCGCGGCGCGGTCTACCGGGCGGCCAGTCAGCGCGTGTTCGACGCCGTGCGCACGGTCATCCCGGTCATCGAGATGCTGTCCTTCGACGAGGCCTTCGGCGAGCCGGCCGACCTGGTGGGGGCGTCGGCGGATACCGCCCGCGCCTTTGCCGAGGACTTGCGGTCCCTGATCCGGGCCCGCACCGGGTTGACCGCGTCGGTCGGCCTGGGCAGCGGCAAGCAGATCGCGAAGATCGCCTCCGGGGCGGCCAAGCCCGACGGGGTGCTGGTGATCGACCCGGCGATCGAGATCGGGTATCTGCACGCACTGCCGGTGCGCAAGCTGTGGGGGATCGGCCCGGTCTCGGGTGAACGTCTCGCCCGGCTGGGGATCGAGACGATCGGCGATTTCGCCGCCCTGGCACCGACGGAGGTGACCTCGGTGTTGGGCGCGAAGGTCGGGCTGGCGCTGCACGAACTCGCCCGCGGCATCGACAACCGGCCGGTGCACGAGCGCGCCGAGGCCAAACAGATCAGTTCGGAGTCGACGATGGCGGTCGACATCGTCGCGCTCGGACCGCTGCGCGAGGAGATCACCCGGGCCGCGGCCGACGCGCACCGCCGGTTGTCCGCCGACGGGCGCCTGGCGCGCACTGTCGTGCTGAAGCTCAAGCGCGCCGACATGTCGGTGCTCACCCGGTCGGCGACGCTCCCGGTGGGGACGACCGACCTGGGCGACCTCACCGCGGCGGCCCAGCGGTTGGCCCTCGATCCGCTGGACATCGGGCCCGTCCGGCTTGTCGGGGTGGGCTATTCCGGGCTGACCGACGCCGAGCAGTTCACACTCTTCGACAGTCCCGTCGAGCAGGCGGCGGCACCGCCTGCCGCACCCGACCTGGAACGCGACGATTTCGACACGGCCTTCGGCGTCGACGAGGATCCCGGTCCGACCACCGGTGCCGATGTGTGGCACGACGAGTACGGGCACGGCTGGGTCCAAGGCACCGGGCACGGCGTGGTCACGGTTCGTTTCGAGACGCGGGTCAGCGGACCCGGCGTGGCGCGCACCTTCCCGCTGCCCGAGCCGGCGCTGCGGGCGGCCGATCCGCTGAATTCGCTGGCGTGGGACGACTGA
- the ileS gene encoding isoleucine--tRNA ligase: MATPDRPYPVVDLTGGTPRAPKFPDIEETVLDYWDSDATFAASIENRADAPEFVFYDGPPFANGLPHYGHLLTGYVKDVIPRFQTMLGKRVERRFGWDTHGLPAELEAERQLGITDKSQIEEMGVDKFNEYCRDSVLRYTGEWRTYVQRQARWVDFDNDYKTLDLDFMESVMWAFKSLHDKGLIYQGYRVLPYSWYEQTPLSNQEAKLDDAYRMRQDPALTVTMPLHADPGAPLAELNGVNALIWTTTPWTLPSNLAIAVHPDTEYSHVRTADGAEYLLASALLGSYARELGEAEVIGTHRGADLAGLGYTPPFQYFRGHPNSHRILVADYVTTDSGTGIVHLAPAFGEEDMDVATANGIEVVQPLDPGGRFTDLVPDYQGQMVFDANPAIIADLKTAGRVLRHETIEHSYPHSWRSGQPLIYMAVPSWFVDVTAIKPRMLELNQEITWSPAHLRDGQFGKWLEGAKDWNISRNRYWGAPIPVWVSDDPAHPRIDVYGSLDELERDFGVRPTDLHRPGIDELVRPNPDDPTGTSMMRRVPEVLDCWFESGSMPYAQVHYPFENRDWFDGDAATGEIAHNPGDFIVEYNGQTRGWFYNLHVLATALFDRPAFRNVAAHGIVLGNDGQKMSKSKRNYPDVNEVFDRDGSDAMRWFLMASPILRGGNLVVTEQGIREGVRQALLPLWNAYSFLQLYAERRATWRTDSDNLLDRYILAKLSLTRDEITTALETFDISGACDSFREFCESLTNWYVRRSRSRFWSGQDEDADAFDTLYTVLEVACRLAAPLLPLTTEAVWRGLTGGRSVHLTDWPRADELPADEDLVAAMDDVRAVCSVTSSVRKANKLRVRLPLPALTIASPTAERLSPYTDLIADEMNVKSVALHTDPAEFGTSEIVVNARAAGPRLGKDVQRVIKAVKAGDWQVSTGADGTEVVVADGIELRDGEYTRKLVATAPDSTAELPGGTGLVVLDTTVTPELEAEGWAKDRVRELQEARRDLDLDITDRIDVRFVVPAALADRAREHAGLIAGEVLATAFTVDPDGAPGAVELGDGVSADIRKA; this comes from the coding sequence GTGGCCACGCCCGACCGCCCCTATCCTGTCGTTGACCTGACCGGTGGCACGCCGCGTGCCCCGAAGTTCCCCGACATCGAGGAAACGGTCCTCGACTACTGGGACTCCGATGCCACCTTTGCCGCCTCGATCGAGAACCGGGCCGATGCGCCCGAGTTCGTCTTCTACGACGGCCCGCCGTTCGCCAACGGCCTGCCGCACTACGGGCACCTGCTGACCGGATACGTCAAGGATGTGATCCCGCGGTTCCAGACGATGCTGGGCAAGCGCGTCGAGCGGCGGTTCGGCTGGGACACCCACGGCCTGCCCGCCGAACTGGAGGCCGAGCGCCAACTCGGGATCACCGACAAGTCGCAGATCGAGGAGATGGGCGTTGACAAGTTCAACGAGTACTGCCGCGACTCGGTGCTGCGCTACACCGGCGAATGGCGCACCTACGTCCAGCGGCAGGCGCGCTGGGTCGACTTCGACAACGACTACAAGACGCTCGACCTCGACTTCATGGAGTCGGTTATGTGGGCGTTCAAGTCGCTTCACGACAAGGGGCTGATCTACCAGGGCTACCGGGTGCTGCCGTACAGCTGGTACGAGCAGACGCCGCTGAGCAACCAGGAGGCCAAGCTCGACGACGCCTACCGGATGCGCCAGGACCCGGCACTGACGGTGACGATGCCGCTGCACGCGGACCCCGGCGCGCCGCTGGCGGAGTTGAACGGCGTCAACGCGCTCATCTGGACCACGACCCCGTGGACCCTGCCGTCGAACCTGGCCATCGCGGTGCACCCCGACACCGAGTATTCCCACGTGCGGACCGCCGACGGTGCCGAGTACCTGTTGGCGTCGGCGCTGCTCGGTTCCTATGCGCGCGAACTGGGGGAGGCCGAGGTCATCGGCACCCACCGGGGAGCCGACCTCGCGGGCCTGGGGTACACCCCGCCGTTCCAGTACTTCCGCGGGCATCCCAATTCCCACCGCATCCTGGTGGCCGACTATGTCACCACCGACTCCGGCACCGGCATCGTGCACCTCGCCCCGGCCTTCGGTGAGGAGGACATGGACGTCGCCACCGCCAACGGGATCGAGGTCGTGCAACCGCTCGACCCGGGCGGCCGCTTCACCGACCTGGTGCCCGACTACCAGGGCCAGATGGTGTTCGACGCCAATCCGGCCATCATCGCCGACCTCAAGACCGCGGGCCGGGTCCTGCGGCACGAGACCATCGAGCACTCCTACCCGCACTCCTGGCGGTCGGGCCAACCGTTGATCTACATGGCGGTGCCGTCGTGGTTCGTCGACGTCACGGCGATCAAACCCCGCATGCTCGAACTCAACCAGGAGATCACCTGGTCACCGGCCCACCTGCGCGACGGACAGTTCGGGAAGTGGCTCGAGGGGGCCAAGGACTGGAACATCAGCCGCAACCGCTACTGGGGTGCGCCGATCCCGGTCTGGGTGTCCGACGACCCGGCCCATCCGCGGATCGACGTCTACGGGAGCCTCGACGAGCTCGAGCGGGACTTCGGGGTGCGGCCCACCGACCTGCACCGCCCGGGTATCGACGAGTTGGTCCGGCCCAACCCCGACGACCCGACCGGCACCTCGATGATGCGCCGCGTCCCCGAGGTGCTCGACTGCTGGTTTGAATCCGGCTCGATGCCGTATGCGCAGGTGCACTACCCGTTCGAGAACCGCGACTGGTTCGACGGTGACGCCGCCACCGGCGAGATCGCCCACAACCCCGGCGATTTCATCGTCGAGTACAACGGGCAGACGCGCGGCTGGTTCTACAACCTGCATGTGCTGGCCACGGCGCTGTTCGACCGCCCGGCCTTCCGCAACGTAGCCGCCCACGGCATCGTGCTGGGCAACGACGGCCAGAAGATGAGCAAGTCCAAGCGCAACTACCCCGACGTCAACGAGGTCTTCGACCGCGACGGCTCCGACGCCATGCGCTGGTTCCTGATGGCCTCGCCGATCCTGCGCGGCGGCAACCTCGTCGTCACCGAGCAGGGGATCCGCGAAGGCGTGCGCCAGGCGCTGTTGCCGCTGTGGAACGCCTACAGCTTCCTGCAGCTCTATGCCGAGCGCCGGGCCACGTGGCGGACCGACTCCGACAACCTGCTCGACCGCTACATCCTGGCGAAGCTTTCGCTGACCCGCGACGAGATCACCACCGCGCTGGAGACCTTCGACATTTCCGGGGCCTGCGACTCGTTCCGCGAGTTCTGCGAGTCGCTGACCAACTGGTACGTCCGCCGGTCCCGGTCGCGCTTCTGGTCCGGACAGGATGAGGATGCGGATGCGTTCGACACGCTTTACACCGTCCTCGAGGTCGCGTGCCGGTTGGCCGCACCGCTCCTGCCGCTGACGACCGAGGCCGTCTGGCGGGGCCTGACCGGCGGCCGCTCGGTCCACCTGACCGATTGGCCTCGCGCCGACGAGCTGCCGGCCGACGAGGACCTCGTCGCTGCGATGGACGACGTGCGCGCGGTGTGCTCGGTGACCTCGAGTGTGCGCAAGGCCAACAAGCTGCGGGTGCGCCTGCCGCTGCCGGCGCTGACGATCGCCTCGCCGACGGCCGAGCGGTTGTCGCCGTACACCGACCTCATCGCCGACGAGATGAACGTGAAATCGGTTGCCCTGCACACGGATCCGGCCGAGTTCGGCACCAGCGAGATCGTGGTCAACGCGCGCGCTGCCGGGCCGCGGCTGGGCAAGGACGTGCAGCGGGTGATCAAGGCGGTCAAGGCCGGCGACTGGCAGGTGTCCACCGGTGCCGACGGCACCGAGGTCGTCGTCGCCGACGGCATCGAGCTGCGCGACGGGGAGTACACCCGCAAGCTGGTGGCCACCGCGCCGGATTCGACCGCAGAACTCCCCGGCGGCACCGGGTTGGTGGTGCTCGACACCACCGTCACCCCGGAACTCGAAGCCGAGGGGTGGGCGAAGGACCGCGTCCGCGAGTTGCAGGAGGCGCGCCGCGACCTCGACCTGGACATCACCGACCGGATCGACGTGCGGTTCGTCGTGCCGGCCGCACTCGCCGACCGCGCCCGCGAGCACGCCGGCCTCATCGCCGGCGAGGTGTTGGCGACCGCCTTCACCGTCGACCCGGACGGGGCGCCGGGTGCGGTGGAGCTCGGCGACGGGGTGAGCGCGGACATCCGCAAGGCCTGA
- the wag31 gene encoding DivIVA-like cell division protein Wag31 codes for MRLTPADVHNVAFSKPPIGKRGYNEDEVDQFLDFVEAELARLINENNELSARVEELESELAHARAAGPVAAAPVPTPVPAPVPAPAPTTAFAAPEPPRPQVNDDEANSRAARVLALAQDTADRLTATARTESETVLADARNRADAIVADAQAKADNVLVDARQRSEAILADAQTRAEAQLRQAAERSEAMEADAQRKHSEFQAVFSQQRTLLEGRIEQLKTYEREYRTRLKTYLESQLEELDQRGSAAPVDGGREAIADSGGYPGND; via the coding sequence ATGCGGCTGACACCGGCTGATGTGCACAATGTCGCGTTCAGCAAACCGCCCATCGGTAAGCGCGGCTACAACGAAGACGAAGTCGACCAGTTCCTCGACTTCGTCGAAGCGGAACTCGCCCGCCTGATCAACGAGAACAACGAATTGTCGGCGCGGGTCGAGGAACTCGAGTCCGAGCTCGCCCATGCCCGCGCCGCCGGCCCGGTCGCCGCGGCCCCCGTGCCGACCCCGGTGCCTGCTCCGGTACCCGCACCCGCCCCGACGACGGCCTTCGCCGCGCCGGAACCGCCGCGGCCCCAGGTTAACGACGACGAGGCGAACTCCCGTGCCGCGCGCGTCCTGGCGCTGGCGCAGGACACCGCCGATCGACTCACCGCGACCGCCCGTACGGAGTCGGAGACGGTTCTCGCCGATGCCCGCAACCGGGCCGACGCCATCGTGGCCGACGCCCAGGCCAAGGCCGACAATGTCCTGGTCGACGCGCGCCAGCGCTCGGAGGCGATCCTGGCCGACGCGCAGACCCGCGCCGAGGCGCAGTTGCGCCAAGCCGCGGAACGCTCCGAGGCCATGGAGGCCGACGCGCAGCGCAAGCACAGCGAGTTCCAGGCGGTGTTCAGTCAGCAGCGCACCCTGCTGGAGGGACGGATCGAGCAGCTCAAGACCTACGAGCGCGAGTACCGAACCCGACTCAAGACCTACCTCGAATCGCAGCTGGAGGAACTGGACCAGCGCGGCAGTGCGGCCCCGGTCGACGGTGGTCGCGAGGCCATCGCCGATTCGGGCGGCTATCCCGGGAACGACTAG
- a CDS encoding YggT family protein translates to MTVFLTVVAALLWLYWLLLLARLILELVQSFARDWRPKGVVVVIVETVFTLTDPPIKLLRRVIPPINLGSVRLDLSLMIALIVVIIAQQIVTSLAAN, encoded by the coding sequence GTGACCGTTTTTCTCACTGTTGTGGCCGCGCTGCTGTGGCTCTACTGGCTCCTCCTGTTGGCGCGGCTCATCCTCGAACTGGTGCAGTCCTTCGCCCGCGATTGGCGTCCGAAGGGCGTCGTCGTCGTGATCGTGGAGACGGTCTTCACGCTCACGGATCCGCCGATCAAGCTCCTCCGCCGTGTCATCCCGCCCATCAATCTGGGATCCGTTCGGCTGGATCTGTCGCTCATGATCGCCTTGATCGTGGTCATCATCGCCCAACAGATCGTTACTTCGCTTGCCGCGAACTGA
- a CDS encoding cell division protein SepF — MTTMQKFKAYFGMVPPSEYEDDYLDEGTGSVRRVRDRGGYDDYYGQDSYRDADYGDPYGGDAYGEDAYGDDRRGGRHSGRYGAEAEPRRERVRASSRYDEDERDFAAVGNGGYVYTGSSRAEGRGAARLEPLQRSAGATLRAVGAAAGLPGDADGVTADGQKITTLRPTSYSEARTIGERFRNGNPVIMDLVDMSNADAKRLVDFAAGLAFALRGSFDKVATKVFLLAPADIDVSPEDRRRIVETGFYSHS; from the coding sequence ATGACCACGATGCAGAAGTTCAAGGCGTACTTCGGCATGGTTCCCCCGAGCGAGTACGAGGACGACTACCTCGACGAGGGGACCGGGTCGGTTCGCCGTGTCCGCGATCGCGGCGGCTACGACGACTACTACGGCCAGGACTCCTACCGCGACGCCGACTACGGCGACCCGTACGGCGGCGATGCGTATGGCGAGGATGCCTACGGTGACGATCGGCGCGGCGGCCGGCATTCGGGTCGGTACGGCGCGGAGGCCGAGCCGCGGCGCGAACGGGTCCGGGCGTCGAGCCGATACGACGAGGACGAGCGGGACTTCGCGGCCGTCGGGAACGGCGGCTACGTCTATACCGGGTCGTCGCGTGCCGAGGGCCGGGGCGCTGCCCGCCTCGAGCCGCTGCAGCGCTCGGCCGGCGCCACCCTGCGCGCGGTCGGTGCGGCCGCCGGGCTGCCGGGCGACGCCGACGGGGTGACCGCCGACGGCCAGAAGATCACCACGCTGCGCCCGACGAGCTACAGCGAGGCGCGCACGATTGGCGAGCGGTTCCGCAACGGCAACCCGGTGATCATGGACCTGGTCGACATGAGCAACGCCGACGCCAAGCGACTCGTGGACTTCGCCGCCGGGCTGGCGTTCGCGCTGCGCGGCTCCTTCGACAAGGTCGCCACCAAGGTGTTCTTGCTGGCACCGGCCGATATCGACGTGTCCCCGGAAGACCGCCGGCGCATTGTCGAGACCGGCTTCTACAGTCATTCGTGA
- the pgeF gene encoding peptidoglycan editing factor PgeF: MTVRRVVTTRAGGVSAAPYDSFNLGDHVGDDPKAVAANRARLARGIGLPDERVVWMQQIHSPTVTVVDGPQAGPVPAADGIVTAVEGLALAVLTADCVPVLLSDDDAGVIAAVHAGRVGARDGIVTEALRVMAGLGADPARISALLGPAASGHFYEVPQEMADDVEAHLPGSRCRTDAGTPGLDLRAGIARQLAEAGVTSVAVDPRCTIADEQLFSHRRGAPTGRLASVIWREGR; this comes from the coding sequence ATGACCGTCCGACGTGTGGTGACGACTCGCGCCGGTGGGGTCTCGGCGGCGCCGTACGACTCGTTCAATCTGGGCGATCACGTCGGCGACGACCCGAAAGCGGTCGCGGCCAACCGGGCGCGGCTGGCGCGGGGGATCGGCCTGCCCGACGAGCGGGTGGTCTGGATGCAACAGATCCACAGCCCGACCGTCACCGTGGTCGACGGTCCGCAGGCGGGCCCGGTCCCCGCGGCCGACGGTATCGTCACCGCCGTCGAGGGCCTGGCGCTGGCGGTACTCACCGCCGACTGCGTGCCGGTGCTGCTCAGCGATGACGACGCCGGGGTGATCGCGGCGGTGCACGCGGGCCGGGTCGGGGCGCGCGACGGCATCGTCACCGAGGCGCTGCGGGTGATGGCCGGGTTGGGGGCGGATCCGGCGCGGATCAGCGCGCTGCTGGGCCCGGCGGCCTCGGGGCACTTTTATGAGGTTCCCCAGGAGATGGCCGACGACGTCGAGGCGCATCTGCCGGGCAGCCGGTGTCGGACCGACGCCGGAACGCCGGGGTTGGATTTGAGGGCCGGGATCGCGCGGCAGCTGGCTGAGGCCGGCGTCACCTCCGTCGCGGTCGATCCGCGGTGCACCATCGCCGATGAGCAACTGTTCAGCCACCGCCGCGGGGCCCCGACCGGGCGCTTGGCGTCGGTGATCTGGCGGGAGGGCCGCTGA
- the ftsZ gene encoding cell division protein FtsZ — MTPPHNYLAVIKVVGIGGGGVNAVNRMIEQGLKGVEFIAINTDAQALLMSDADVKLDVGRDSTRGLGAGADPEVGRRATEDNRDDIEELLKGADMVFVTAGEGGGTGTGGAPVVASIARKLGALTVGVVTRPFAFEGKRRSGQADAGITALRESCDTLIVIPNDRLLQLGDANVSLMDAFRSADEVLLNGVQGITDLITTPGLINVDFADVKGVMSDAGSALMGIGSARGEDRAKKAAELAINSPLLEASMEGARGVLISIAGGSDLGLFEIHNAATQVQEAAHEEANIIFGTVIDDNLGDEVRVTVIAAGFDGGAPRRRTETPAVGHTGVAAGQAGKVNATAAGESIFSGGLDAEPAVVQRNEEPRPNPVRLDDDDVDVPDFMK, encoded by the coding sequence ATGACGCCACCGCACAACTACCTGGCCGTGATCAAAGTCGTCGGCATCGGCGGTGGCGGCGTCAATGCCGTCAACCGGATGATCGAACAGGGACTCAAGGGCGTCGAGTTCATCGCCATCAACACCGACGCCCAGGCGTTGCTGATGAGCGATGCCGACGTCAAGCTCGACGTCGGGCGCGACTCGACCCGGGGGTTGGGGGCCGGCGCCGACCCCGAGGTGGGTCGCCGCGCCACCGAGGACAACCGGGACGACATCGAGGAGCTCCTCAAGGGCGCCGACATGGTGTTCGTCACCGCCGGCGAGGGTGGCGGCACCGGCACCGGAGGCGCACCGGTGGTCGCCTCCATCGCCCGCAAGCTCGGCGCCCTCACCGTCGGCGTGGTCACGCGTCCGTTCGCCTTCGAGGGCAAGCGGCGCAGCGGACAGGCCGACGCCGGCATCACCGCCCTGCGGGAGTCCTGCGACACCCTCATCGTCATCCCGAACGACCGACTGCTCCAACTGGGCGACGCGAACGTGAGCCTCATGGACGCGTTCCGCAGCGCCGATGAGGTGCTGCTCAACGGCGTGCAGGGGATCACCGACCTGATCACCACCCCCGGATTGATCAACGTCGACTTCGCCGACGTCAAGGGTGTGATGAGTGATGCGGGCAGCGCGCTCATGGGCATCGGTTCGGCGCGCGGTGAGGACCGCGCCAAGAAGGCCGCCGAGCTGGCCATCAACTCGCCCCTCCTGGAGGCGTCGATGGAAGGGGCGCGCGGCGTCCTCATCTCCATCGCCGGCGGTTCGGATCTGGGACTGTTCGAGATCCACAACGCGGCGACCCAGGTACAGGAGGCCGCCCACGAAGAGGCCAACATCATCTTCGGCACGGTGATCGACGACAACCTTGGCGACGAGGTGCGCGTCACGGTGATCGCGGCCGGGTTCGACGGCGGTGCCCCGCGGCGCCGGACCGAGACCCCGGCGGTCGGTCATACCGGTGTCGCGGCCGGGCAGGCGGGCAAGGTCAACGCCACCGCCGCCGGCGAGTCGATCTTCAGCGGCGGCCTCGATGCCGAGCCCGCGGTGGTGCAGCGGAACGAGGAGCCGCGGCCCAACCCGGTCCGCCTCGACGACGACGATGTCGACGTCCCCGACTTCATGAAGTGA